A window of Phalacrocorax carbo chromosome 12, bPhaCar2.1, whole genome shotgun sequence genomic DNA:
AGATGGCGGGTCAGTCTGGAGACTGCAGCCTGCCGTCACCTCTGCTTTTACTGGTGAACATTACCTGACACCTCCAGTGACACTGGGAAAACCTGGGGGCAGCTCATGGTGCCAGTCCCAGGACTGGCCGCCCCTCCCTCACTCACACCCCTGGGCCCAGCTTGCGCTCTCCTGGCAGCTTCAGTGGATCAGTGACAGGGGAAACGGCACCTTTCTAATACAGCAATTCAGTGGGACGTGAGACTTCTCATCTTCTTTGGCTGTGGGGATTGGAAGTGGCAGCTCTGAGCTCTGCAGTGACATCTTGGAGCactgggtgggggtccctggctCCCCACCAGGGAAAGGGGCAAGGGCTGGATGTGGGTGATGGGCCTCTGGGGCACCCAAGCTTCCAGGCGTGTGGCCACAGCTCCCGCCTGGGAGCAGGCACCTCTGGGCTCAGTCCCGGCTCTAATCACTGTGTCAACATCTCATGTCAGCCATCTTGGGGAGAGGGGgctcagagcagccccagccctccccacgCAGCCTGGGAAAGGCTCCATCTCTGCTTTGATGAATATTTAATGACTCCCTGCACAATGAAGAGATGCtctgggaagagggagggagccCCACATCCAGGACAGTCAGGAGCACAGTGGCTGTGAGCACCTGGCTCCCAAATATCTCCCTGCTCCAAGCAGCTAGCCCATTCATGTCAGGCTGGGGTTTGCAGGTACAAATCTGCTTGGATGGAACTAAACCTCGATGCCTGTGTCTCAAGCAAGAGCCCAAATCTGGGGAGGGGATCACACAGCCactccagcagagacacctgGGCAAGGGGCAGAGGCCAGACTCTCCCCCCAACTTGCTTTTACTTAAGCAGTTAAATTCCTCAAAGGGCTTAAAATAACTCTCTCTTCTCAGATATTCCCCGCTGCCCAGCTCACACTGCGCCTGCAAGAGGCTCCTTCCAGCACCCAGTGCTCCAGGCACTGTTTGCAGCCCACCACCGCTGCACAGGGACCCGGGGCAGCCCACCAGGCATGCCAGGAGCACCCGCATCTCCACTGCAACGCCCAGCGTGCACAGATGCAAAGAAGCAGGGCTTATATGCCTGAGTCCCTCAGGCTCAGGCTGGTGGGACTCTCCCATGTCTAATACTACGGCTGAGGTCAGGCTGCAGACTTTCCCTTAGGCAGAACCAGGATTTTGGTTCTCTTTACccagctatttttttttgtgaagcatATTAATAGGTTTGTATCCTTGGCTCCTTTGCCAAAGGGGGCTGAACTTGACCAACAGACACAAAGAGTATTGACAGAGAGACGGAGAGCCAGCCAAGCTGCGTTTGCCTCACTTCCTTAGGAAACCAGGTTAGAAGACACAGCTGACCCCTTTcgcaggctgcagcaggactgTTCCTCCTCCagggctctgctcctggctAACGGAGATCACTCCAGCTGGAGACTTCCTGGCACTTGGGGAGCTGCTCTTTCTCGGCATCTTTAGGGAAGGACTTGCTGAGAGTAGGATTCACCCACAGCCCTAGTTTCAAGTTCCTTGTCCCCCATTTCTTAGCCAACCTCTGCATCTACAGGCAATCACCGTCCCATTCACCCTCGGGGAGTCACTGGTGAAGCCCTTTTCCCCCACATTGAAGAAGCTACCGTCTGCTGAGTCCAAGCACCCAGTGCTCTGCACCCAGCAACACCCGCCTCCTCTGACCTGCCAGGGGAGCTGCCCCTTTGCTCAGGTCCCCTACCGCAGGgtgcctgcccccagcccggGGCAGCGCAGGGGATGCTCCCAAAACTGGGATGCCTCCCCCGGGGACACCCCAAGAAGCTACAGCTTGGGAGGGGCAGTGTCATGGCAGTGGAGCCTGGGAGCCTCCATGTGAGCCcggcctcctcttcctctcctgcccGCCTTTACCAGCAAGCCCGAcaggaggcggggggggggaaggaaaaaaagagaggggaaaaaaaaaagggcattttgGTAAGAAGATGCCGTAAACCCTGCGGGGTAAAAATTTTTTGCATTGTGCAGGATCTGGCTCCCAGGCTGGGGTGTGGCTCTGGCCCAGTGCCCGAGGGTCCCGCTGCCCTCATGGCAGTGCACTGACGGCTACGGCTCCGCTCCCGCTGCCCCCTGggcctggccaggctggggaTCCCACAAGCTGCTCTGGGGAAAGAGGTGCTCTAGCTGCCGCACCCACAGGGCCCCCAGTGATACTGCCTACACCCACCACACACCCCTCTCCGCACAGCACACCATGCGCATGCATATGCGCACACCCGCTGATCCACATTGCATACGTGCACACCTACTTGCACGTACAGCCAGTGTGCTCACAcagctcacacacacacagaatgcacactgcctgcacacacagTACACACACATCCATATGCACATCTGGCTTGCACGGTCACCCACATGcatgctcacacacacacgcacagggCCTTCCCACGAAAGCGTTCACACATGCAGTGTGGAGTTACACACATGTACCCTGCTTGCGCACACAGGTGTGCGCACACTCACACTCCATGCACACACAAGCACGTGCGCAGACGGCCTACATGCACACCACACACCCATCCACTGGCAACGCGCTCACAGAGCTGTGCATGTACACATGCACCCCcacacatgtatatacatgcattcacgtgcacacacacgcacgaTCCCCCCAATGCATGGGGGGGCTTGCACCCCCACAAGCAGCCACCAGCGCCGCTAGCAGAGCCGGCGGCAGCCAGGCCTGCTCCCCCAGTCTGCCCCAGCACCTGCCCCCCGGCTCTGccaagcccccagcccctcacctccACTTGGTGCGTCGGTTCTGGAACCAGGTCTTCACCTGGGCGTCTGTCATCTTGAGGGCCTTGGCCAGGGCAGCACGCTCGGCTGAGGCCAGGTACTTCTGCCGGTGGAAGCGCTTCTCCAGCTCGCATATCTGCAGGCGGGTGAAGGAGGTGCGCGGCTTCTTCTTCTTGGGGGGCGTGCGGTTCTGGTAGGGGTGACCTATACGGCGTGTTACAGTGAAGGGTGAGAGGGCCACTGGGGGGGACATGGGAGGAGGGGGGATGAGAGGCAAAGAAGCAAGCAGCGACACATCAGCAGAGGGGCTTCGGCTCCCGGGCGCtgggctggggacccccccgcTGCAAAGCCGCCGCTTCCCCGCCGGCACCCGCGCATGGGCTGTAAAAtcgcggcggcggccccggcgctttccgcgggcaCCGCTCGGCCGTGGCGGCGGGGAAGGCGGCCGATCGCCCGGGGAAGTGCCCGGGGAGAGCCCGGCAGCGGCAGCCCGTCCCGGCGCCGGGCCGAGGCTCCGCGCTTCGTGCAAACGGGACTCGGCTTAATTTCGTTTGGGCGCGGCGGTGACCGCCGCCGTCCTCACCCCGGCGCTTCGTACCCGGGAAATAACTTCCCGGGCTAGAAACGGGAGTTGCGATTCcgttttggtttggggtttttttttgtttcaaattatttgtCTTCTTTTTGTCCCTACgaaaaaaataattggggaAAAACTCGCGGCGTGTTTCGGCCGGGCCGGGGATCGGTGAAATTGGGCGCGGCGCCTGCCCGGGGacgggcccggccgccgccgcgcctcGGCCGAGCGCCGGCGGGTCGAAATTAAACGTGAACTTGGAAAAACCGGGCCTCGGTTTCCGCCGCCGGGAAGAGGGGCCGGTGCGGGCGCCGCGGGAGCTGGGGCTGATTTTTTCTCCCGTTGTAATTTCgttgcttttttggtttgtttttttcttttcgtTGTTTGAGTTTTTGCTTTGTTAGTGCCGAAAGACGAGCCCAGATACATCTGGAAACGGCGGCGCGGCCAGAAAGCGGCTCCAGCCCGAGCCCGGCTCGGCCCGGTGTTGCAAAAAGTTCTCCTCTGGCGGGGGAAAGGCTGAGCCGAAACCCACAGTACCGGGGAAAAACAGCCCGGTACTTTACGCACGGGAAAAACGAGCGGCCGTCAAAGGGCCAGCCTTCCCGAGCCGGCGaggccggggccgccgggctCCCGTCCCCGGGCCGGGCTGCGGCCCCGGAATTTAACCTCGGGTTTAAAGGAAACTTCCCCCGGGTCTGTGGCGGCTGGCGGGGAACGGGCAGCCGTGCCCGGGGCTGGCGGCCGGTGTGCGTGGTTTGCCGTCCCGTTGTGTCCCAGCTCGCCTTTCCCGGGCCGCATCccagggaaacaaaacaagagaggaaaaaaaaaaaaggcaaaaaaccaaacaaaaccaaaccccaaatcaaCGAATTTAGGGGGACTGAATACGCCTGATTTTCCACCCCTTCTTGCTTCTAGCCTCCTCTGGGACCGGCTTCCCTGGGCGGCCCGGGGCGGGATCCTGCGTTCCCCGGCGGGCACCGGCCGCCGCGCCGAGGCCGGGCGGCGGGGAAGGGAGCGGGGCagcgggagcagggagggaagaagggggtCCCGGTGGCCCGACTCACCTGTGAACCTGTCCTTTGTGTACCGCCTGTTGCTCTCCATCCAGGGGAAGGTGAGCCCCGTGAGACTGTTCATGCCGTTCACCGCCGGCACGGCGGCAGAGAGGGGCTGGTGCACGCCGCCGGCCACCGGGCGATGGGCCGGGACGCGGATCACGCCCCCGGCCGAGCTCAAGGTGTTGCCGTTCATGCTCACCGCCATGTTCACGTTgtaggagccgggcaggccgCCCATGCTGCAGGAGGTGCCGGTGTAGGcgccggccgcgccgccgctcGCCCCGTAGCCACCCGTGACCGTGTTGTAGGCGCTGCCCACGATGCAGCCCAGCCCGTAGTCCGCCGAGTCCTGCAGCCGCGGGTGCGATACCATGCAGCTGCCCGGCTCCGACGTGTTGAGGATCTGGTCGATGCCGAAGCTGATGGGCTCGGCTTGGCCTTGGTGCAGGTGGTGAGCCCCGAGGTGCTCCATGCCGCCTCCCGGgagcccccgcccggccccggcagcggAACCGCGCCGCACAATGCCCCGGAGCACCGGGGCCGGACCGCCGCCCCGggcagggcagcacagccccGCACCGTCCCGCAACACAGTAAGAGCAGGCAAGGGAGCCGCGCACAGCCGGTACACGCCGGCTACGCGCTCAGTCCCATAGCACGGCGGTCGCGCACCACAAGAGGCACCAGCAGAGCCACGCACAGCCGGGACACGCCAGCTACACGCTCAGCCCGAAGACACAACAGCAGAGCCATGCGCAACCGAGGCACGGGAGCTAAACCACCCCGCAGCCCAGGACACGCCAGCCGTGCCCAGCCGACGCGCAGGAGCTGCCCACTGGAGACAAAACCGCGCCACGCACACCCCCTAGACCCAACAGCCTCCAGGAGCAGAGACGTGACACGCACACCGGTCCCGTTCCGATGAGACCCGGCACCCCCCACGCCACCAAGACACAACTACCCAAAGGCAGGATCCGCTCACCCacgacacacacacagacacgaGAGTGCCCCGGGAAGCCCTGGCCGCCGCGGGCGGTGGGGAGCCAAGAGCCCCGCGGAGCGGAGCGCGGCCGCGGCGGAGTGCgagcgcccgccgccccgcttGCCCATCAATCACGGTAGCCAAGGCCTGCTGCTCCCGGGCCCTCACTCTCCATTGGTTGGATGCTGAAAGGAGCCGAGTGAATGACAGCAGAGAAGAGCACACGAAAAAAAGagtttcttcttccccagctccccaccaccccccaccaaaaaaaaaaaaaagatcaccaGCCGGCTCGGCCCTATAAAGACAGGGCGCGCGGGGCCGTGGGTAAAGGAGCCTTTGGCAGGCCGTGCTGTTCGGGCCCCCATTGCGACAGACACCGGGCAGTGGACGGGGGGACATTTAGTCTCAGAGTTTGTGgcctgctggggaggggggccctggctgccagccctCACAGGCATTTCGGATCCTGGGCCGCAATCCCCGTGGGCTGCCAGTTAATCCCGTGTAGAGGCTGAAGCCGGGGGATCCCCTCCTGGAGGGGTCCCAGACCTGCCGTGCCCCTTTTCTCTGGAGGGTTTTTCTCAGTTTCAAAAGTCAGCACCTCTGAAACAGACacggaggaagaggagggggctTCCCCATCTCCAGAGCCTATTACGTGTACATGGATGTGGTCTGAAGGGCTCCCATAGGTGCCCAGGTCCGTGAAGGGGATACTACAGGAGGAGGCTATACCATAGGAGGAGGCGATGGGCGCCCGGGGTACACATCCCCAGAGAGAACCCCGGTGGGgccggggttggggggggggccggggcgcaGCTCTTTccccgggccgggggccggCCCCGGCTGTTCCCCCCGGGGCAGTGGCACAGACCGCGTCGTGGCAAGGGCTGAGCGGGGCACCCGCTGCCACCGCCCCCCTCCGCGCCTGCCCCTGGGGAGATGAGTGTTCTcgttaaaaaaatctaaaaaataaaaaaattgaaagccGCTGCCGTAATTTGCTGCAAAACTTGTTTGGCCCTGGCCCGCCGGTGCTCCCGCTCTGCGCAgccgggggcggcggaggggggcAGAGCCACCGGTGGGGCGGGGGCACGGCCGGTTCCTGCCCCCCCGCTGCTGCCGACCGTTCTGCCCAGCGCGGCCCGGTGCTCCCAGCCGCGGCGTCGAGGGTTTCCCTGCTGGTTTGTTCTCTGCCAGCACCGGGCAGCCCACTCCATCCTCCTCACTCCCGGCTGGGGCAAGCACTGCCCTCTGCCTCTCCAATGTGCCAGTGGTTTAGTGCCCACGGGGGACTGTGGGGGTCCCGCAAGACAGCCCACTCTGGGGCATCCCCCATGCAATACAAATGCAGTGGCATCGAAACTCGTGCCCTTGCACTCAGGTACACCTCACTCACTGCCATACATATCTTCTCATCTCCATTACACGCACACCCCTGCTTACATGGCCTCTCCCCTCACAAAGATGCACACACACTTACAAACACCCTCACAAGCTTGCAGGCACCCATGCTGCCACACAGTCCCACATATTCACTTGCACATGCACCTACATTTGTGCACACTTATTCACACAAACACCCAGGGCCACAGACACTTACAACCCTCCCTGCACCCACACAAATTCACACACGCGCGCATTCTCACACCTTGGCGACTGCATGCATTCACACACGAACATTCATGCCTACAACATGCATTAACGCACCCCTATACCTGTGCATTGACATccccagacacacacacactctgacACAACAGTGCTCCTAGGCTCCTGCCACGACACTGCTGTGACACCCCAAGACCCACCTCTGTCACTACCACCATGGCCCCACACCAGACAGCATCAGCTCACGGCCACCCCTCAGACCCATGCCAAAGGGTGCCCGGTGCTCCCCCCAcactgcccagccctgcctgcggGCTCaggtttcccccctccccgtacCTGCCTCAGTTCTTGACTTCTGAACTCTTCAGGGAACTCGCTGGCGCCAGCTCCATCAACCAAAGTCCTTGTGGTtaggaggagctgggaggggagggagggagggagggaggaagtgAGGGCTGAGGCCAGCCAGGGTAGGAGGCTGCCCTCAGGCAGGGGGTCTTCTTGTCCCCCAGGGTCATGGCTGCCTTCACCCTTCTCTAGATACCAGCCTGGGCTTCTTCTTCAGCCCCTTCCCACACGGGAGATGTGGGGTAGAGCCTGCTCGCCAGCCCTGCGCAGGTCAGGTTGCCTCTGCAGGGAAGTGACAGAATAGGACATGCCAGCCCCACACAGTGCCACAGGCTCCCCCACCAGCGAGCTGTGATATCCAGAGGGGCTCCATCTCTGCTGCCAAGCCCTGGGAGGTGCCCTCTCTCCGGTAAATAACACAGCTATCTCATGCTTCTTGTGCCTCCCAAAGGTCCCGGTCGATGCTGGGCAAAGCCTTCAGCCTTCAGTGAGCCAGAGATCCCCCAGGCTGAGCAGATGCCGAAGGCCCCCGAGGGACTGGCCCCAAGAACTCACAAGGTCACCACCAGTGAGTCTGGCTGGCTAATGAGGGTCGCAGCCCCCAGCTGCTGAGCCCAAGGTAGGGGCATTTGAGCAATAGAATCTGCCAGGAGAGAGAGTAAAAGTCAGTCAGGTCTTTCTCTGTCCAGCGCCCAGTGAGGACAAAGGAGAAAGGACAGCAGGACTAGGTCCCGACTAGGGTTCAAGACTCCTGGAAGAAGTCAATGGGAATTATTGATGGGTTTTGGGATGATGCACAGCCCCAGACCTCACCCTCAGCCTTGGGAAACCCAagcagctcctggcactggaCACTTGGGCACTGCAACATCTGAGCTCCAGGACAACACCCGGTTCAGATGCTCCAGTTCAAATTGCTCCTGGCCTCAGTTTCCTTGGGCTCTCCAGGGCTGGGGCTTGAGCAGTGCTATAGAGCACAAGGCTCTGGAAATACCCTGTTTCATGACAGCTGGCAATTAACTTATGGCCTTTGCACACAACTCCCTAATTCTGGGGCTAAAGAGGACTCGTGTGCAGTGCTG
This region includes:
- the TLX1 gene encoding T-cell leukemia homeobox protein 1; amino-acid sequence: MEHLGAHHLHQGQAEPISFGIDQILNTSEPGSCMVSHPRLQDSADYGLGCIVGSAYNTVTGGYGASGGAAGAYTGTSCSMGGLPGSYNVNMAVSMNGNTLSSAGGVIRVPAHRPVAGGVHQPLSAAVPAVNGMNSLTGLTFPWMESNRRYTKDRFTGHPYQNRTPPKKKKPRTSFTRLQICELEKRFHRQKYLASAERAALAKALKMTDAQVKTWFQNRRTKWRRQTAEEREAERQQANRILMQLQQEAFQKTINQPIQADPICVHNSSLFALQNLQPWSDDSTKITSVTTVASACE